In Flavobacterium praedii, the DNA window ATGAAATTTTTGCAACCCAAACAAGTATTTTAAGAATTTGAATTTTAGCTGATTATTTAAGGAAATCAGGAGAGAATTTATGCCACAACAAAAATCATTTGGGCGAGACCCCATTAGAAAAAGAGGCCTATTTTACTAAACGCTCATTCGGCCTCTTTCTATAATGCGGTCGGGCTATTTGCGCTACTTCGGTAGCCAGCGTCTATCCCTCTCGCAACGATTAAACGAGATATTTGGTTCAAAAAACAATGTTTAAACTAAAAAAACCTTAACAATCTGTTTAATCCGTCAAATCTGTGTGCCAAACTATTTATTAAAACTCAAAACAGAAACCTCATCCCCAACCGAAACATTCCCCAATCCCAGTCCAATCACATTTTGACCAAACAACACTTTATTGCCAAAATTTCTGTATTTCGCTAATGTTTTCAAAGGGTCTTTTCCTGAAATGATTCCTTTTTCTTGATCAACAGTTGTCATCACGCAACGGTCACAAGGCTTCACTCCTACAAAAGAAACATCCCCAATTCTAAAGTCACGCCAAGTATCCTCCTCAAAAGCGTCACCATTGGTAAAAACAAAATTCGGTCGAAAGCGGTTCATCAGAACTGGATTTTTCATTCTCGAATTCAAATCATCCAACGAAGCCTGACCAATAATCAAAAAAGGATAAGCATCAGAAAATGAATTGTTTTCGACTCCCGTGATGGCATATTTGGGATCTAATTTTCGCTCACTCTCTTCTGGCATATAAACCAATCGTGCCGAAAAACCCAATTGCTTTGTAAACCAATCGGTAATCACTGCACTTACTTCAAAAGCATCTATCAAATCATCCCAAACAGTAACTCTTATTTTAGACTGGGATTCCAAAAAAACAGATCGAAGTGGAATATCAATTGATTCCAAATTCAATCTGTGTGTAATTCGCAAAAAATCACCAACAATCTCAGTATTAAAAAGCGCCAAATTAGGATACTCCCGTTGTGACAAAAAACGCCCATCATCATCCACCAATAACCATCGTCTATCCAATTCCAAACCTCGGTCTGTAACTTTGGATTTTTGCAATTGGATTCCACCAAATGACTTTACAGGATAAATCCAAATTTCTGAAAGTTGCAACATACCGTATTTTTTTTTCGAAATTAAGAAAAAGAGGATACAAAAAAAAATCCCGAAATTTATAATTTCGGGATTTTTACTTTATTAAATTTTGCTAGCGAATTTGTTTTAAATAACATATTAGATAATTTGAAAAAAAATCGATTTGATCTTTTAACAAAAACAACATGAAGAACAAAACATATAATGTGTAGCCCGTAGCGGAATCGAACCGCTCTTACATGGATGAAAACCATGCGTCCTAACCGATAGACGAACGGGCCTTGCTTTTAATTGCGGTTGCAAAATTAAAACTATTTTTGAGATGTACAATACTAGTGACTAAAAACCATTTAATCAAAAAAAAATTATTTTATAAGACATTAATAATTAATAGTTTCTAAAAATATTTATGAAAGAAAAAAATCAAATTATTGAATTTTATTTTTTAAACAATAAAAATACAAAAGTGTTTTCTTTCATTTTAGGAGGTAATGCAGTATTTTTAACTCAGCTGATTTGTAGAAAAAAGCATAAAATCACTCAAAACTAAACTTATAAAAACAAAAAAAGGATTGCGTTTATTCAACTCCGAATTCAATATTAGCTTAAAAAAGACAAAAAATATCTTGAACTAAAACCAAATTTTATCCAAAACAAATTAGATAAAAATCTAAATCAAATAGAATTTTTGTTTTTATTTTTTTTTAGACCGTTAAAAGCAATCTATTATACAAAACCTTTTAACTTACTATCGATAAAAAATAGTATTTAATGCTTTAATGTTTTTGAATCCATTTTTTTTTCAGTCAAAACCTTACCGCATTTAGGACATTTTCCTGGCTCGTCTAATACAGAACCATCCATAGTACAAATGTATTTTTTAGATTTAACAGAGGACGTTTGACTTCCTTTTACAGCAGTATTGTGCAAAACTGTTTTAGTGACCACCAATTCCATACCACACTTGCCACATTTCCCTTTTTTATCACTTATTTCATTAGAATGCATAGGACAAGCATACATCGTTTTTTGAACTTCTTTTTGAACAGCATTTTGTGTTGTTTGAGCCCAAACAGCAGAACCCATAGAAAAGAATAGAACTAATGCAATTATTAATGTTTTCATAATTTCAATTGGAATACGTTATACGATAAAAAATATCTGAAAAAATTTCAAAACAATCTAAAAGAATAACAATTTAGAAAAGACACAAAATATACATATAGAAATTGCTAAACACCAAATAGATTTAGCACCAATAAATATAAATCCAAATAATTAGATCAACTTATTTATATCAAAGTTAGTGAAATAAAATCTTAGTGTTTAAATTTCACTAAAACATTAAACAAATTTTAATCCAATTTATCTTTACCAATAATAGCATACACAATGGATTGAGACAAAGACAATATAATACTAAAAAGCATTGCTACCCAAAAGGTATCCACATAAAAACCCCCAACAATCTTTGTACACAACACTATTATTAAAGCATTAACCACCAATAAAAACAACCCCAAAGTAACTATTGTAAATGGCAATGTTAATAATACCATTATGGGTTTTATAAAAATATTAAGCAATCCCAATACTACGGCCACCAACATAGCAGTATAAGGCCCTGCTACATGGACTCCAGGTAAAAAATGAGCGATCCCAAAAACTAGCCCTGCTGTCACAATTATTCTTATAATTAAATTCATAGTAGCACTTTTAAAATTTCAATAAATATAATAAAATTTCTACACTAAAATAAATTATTTCAAAAAAGCACTTGCTAATTCATAAAACAATTTTGGGTTTTCGGCATGCAACCAGTGTCCAACATTTGGAATGGTCGTAATTTCTGAAACTGGAAAATAGTTCTTAATCATATCAAAATCACTATCTAATATGTAGTTAGAATTTCCACCTCGAATAAAAAGAGTGGGCTTTTCAAATATTGAAGCAGCTGGCAATGCTTTTCCAATTTCTTCAATTTTTTTATTAAAAACTTTCAAATTGAATCGAAAGGCTAATTGCCCTGGCTCTTGCCAATATAAACTTTTCATCAAAAATTGACGTGTTCCAAAATCAGGAATATGAACTTTTAAAACTTCCTCAACTGCATTCCGACTTGGTTTTACTGAAAAATCAACTGCATTTAAACCTGCCAAAATATCTTGATGATGTGGCGCATAAAATTTTGGTCCTATATCTGCCACTATCATTTTATCAACTAAATTAGGATATAAAGTTGCCACTAGCATTGCTATTTTCCCCCCCATTGAATGACCAATAATAACAATTGACTCCAAACCGTTTGCCTGACAATATTCAAACACATCTTGAGCCATCAATTCATAACTAAAATCATCCGAATGAAAACTACGTCCATGATTACGTAAATCCAATAAGTGCACTTGAAAACCATCAGCCACAAATTGAGTACCTAATGATTTCCAATTATCGGACATTCCTAGAAATCCATGAAGTATAAGTAAAGGCTTCCCTGTACCTTCTATTTTTGAGTAAAGCATTTTTAATTCAGATTGAAGATTATAGATTTTAAAATACATATTTATTAAAACTGAATTCTAAAATCTCAAAATCTATTTAAAATTTCATTTTTTTTATATTGTCTCGTCTTAATTATGATTGAAAATATGTAAATTAAATATTTATATCAACATTGTTAATCAAAAACTAGAAAATCATTTCAATTTATGCAAATACATATTCACTACATTTTCTAATCCAAGATAAATTGCCTCGGAAATTAAGGCATGACCAATAGAAACTTCTAACAATCCAGGAATATTTTGATTGAAAAACTGAATATTATCCAAACTCAAATCATGCCCTGCATTAATTCCTAATTCCAATTCATTAGCCAAAACAGCCGAAACGACATACGGATCAATACCTTTTTTATTACCCAAACTATATTGATGTGCAAAAGACTCGGTATACAATTCAATTCTTTCTGTTCCAATTTTTTTTGCTCCTTCTATCATTTCAAGAACTGGATCCACAAAAATAGAAGTTCGTATTCCGTTTCGTTGAAATTCATGAACAATTTCTGTTAAAAAAGAAGCATGTTTAATAGTGTTCCAACCCGCATTTGAAGTTATGGCATCGACAGCATCGGGAACTAAAGTCACTTGAGTTGGTTTTATTTCGAGAACCAAATCCACAAAAGATTGCTCAGGATTCCCTTCAATATTGTATTCTGTATACACAATTGATTTTAAATCTCTTGCATCTTGATAGCGAATATGACGCTCATCAGGACGTGGATGAATTGTTATTCCCTGACCTCCAAATTGCTGAATATCAGTCGCCACTTTTAATAAATCAGGCACATTTCCTCCACGAGCATTACGCAAAGTGGCAATCTTATTTATGTTAACGCTAAGTTTTGTCATGAAAACAAGTATTAATAGATATTTATAATATATGATTGGACAAAAATACAAAGTAAAACCTAGCAGAATTTGTATAATTTTGATTATTTTGCATCGATTATTGAGGATCCATTTTATGACTGATATTAAAAACTATATTACAAACGACTACAAGGCCATTGATGCCAACGAAACCATTGGAACTGTTCAATCTTTTTTTGACGAGTTGACCTATTCCCATTTCCCTGTAGTAGAAGAAAGTATTTTTATCGGAAGTATCGCTGCTGATGATATAGAAACTTTTGATAGCGACAAAAAAGTAACTGATTACAAATATGTACTCGAACATTTTTTTGCCAGAACTACAATGATTTGGTTAGATGTTTTGGAAGTATTTGCTAAAAACCATACTAATTTAGTTCCAATATTGGACGAAAATAATAAGTATGTTGGCTATTATGAAATTGAAGATATCATTAAATTTTTTCATGAAACTCCTTTTTTGAAAGAACAAGGAGCAATTTTAATAGTAAGTAAAAATACTATCGATTACTCCATGAGTCAAATAACTCAAATTGTCGAAAGTAACAATGGAAAACTTTTAGGCTTGTTTATTTCAAATTCAGACATAAACACGATTGAGGTTACCCTAAAAATAAGTGTTGGCTCTTTAAATGAAATCATTCAAACCTTTAGAAGGTATAATTATGACATCATTTCAGAACATAACGAAGACAATTACATCAATAATTTAAAAGAACGTTCTGATTATTTAGACAAATATTTAAACATATAATTATTTGAAATTTTCAATAAAACCAACAAAAAACAAAGCAGAACAAACACTTAAAAAGAAATAAATGAAAGTAGCTATTTACGGCCAATATTATTTAGTAAGCACAGAACCAATCATAAAAGACATTTTTGTGTTTTTCAATAATAACAATGTTGAAATGGTTATTGAATCCGATTTCTTGAATATGTTATATGAAAAACAAATTATCAAAAAAGAATATAAAACCTTTTCATCACATAGTGAATTGGATTCAAGTTTTGACATGTTGATTAGTATTGGTGGTGATGGAACTATTTTAAGAGCTGTGACTCTTGTTCGCAATTCTGGAGTCCCAATTTTAGGAATAAATGCTGGTAGACTCGGTTTCTTAGCAACTGTTCAAAAGGAAAACATAGCTGAATTTATGCAATTTGTGATTGACAAAAAATATAAAATTTCAAAAAGAACTTTACTAAGCCTAACTTGTTATCCAGAAAATAAAGACATTGATGGACTAAATTTTGCAATGAATGAGATTTCCGTAAGTAGAAAAGAAACAACCTCGATGATTACAATTGACACTTACTTGAATGATGAGTTTTTAAATTCATATTGGGCAGATGGTCTAATAATTGCAACACCTACAGGATCTACTGGTTATTCACTAAGTTGTGGAGGTCCAATATTAACACCTGATGTAAAAAGCTTAGTCATCACTCCTATTGCTCCACATAATTTGAATGCAAGACCACTTGTTGTACCAGACATTAACGAAATACGTTTAAAAGTATCTGGTAGAGAAGAAAAATACTTGGTTTCCTTAGATTCAAGAATAACAAGTGTAGCTAACGAATCTATACTTACCATAAAAAAAACAAATTTTAAAATAAACATGGTAGAAATTCCCGAAGAAACATTCTTAAAAACATTGAGAACAAAATTACTTTGGGGAGAAGACAGAAGGAATTAAATAAAATATACGATTACCACATATTTCATCGTTTCTATCATAAGTGTTGTAGATAAAAAAAGGATACTGGTCTAAAAAAAGATACTATTCTTATGTTAGGTATTGAATACTATTGATAATTATTATATTTGCAGGCAATTTTAAATTTATGAGTAAAATTTTCATTCCAATTTTATGCTTTTTATCCTTAACATCTATTCATGCTCAAATTCATGAAATTGGTGTTTTCCTTGGTGGCAGCAATTACATAGGAGACATTGGTTCAACAACCTATATTGCACCAAACGAACCAGCTTTTGGAATTTTATATAAATGGAATAAAAGTCCAAGACACTCCTACCGATTCTCCTATACACAATCACAAATTTCAGGAGATGACAAAGAATCCTCAGAAATAGGAAGAAAAAACAGAAAATACAGTTTTGTTAATAACATAAAAGAACTTTCTGCTGGATTAGAGTTTAATTTTTTTGACTTTAATTTACATCAAGAAAGCCCAAAGTTCACGCCATATGTATATAGCGGAATAAGTTACTTTTTCTATGACGAATTATATTTGATTTCTGGTGAAACTAAAAAAAACAATATCAAAAACTCCATTGCAATACCAATGACATTAGGTGTTAAAACTAATTTTTCAAGAAATTTTGTTTTAGGACTAGAGGTAGGCATTCGATATTCTTTTACTGATAATATTGACGGAAGCAATCCAAGTGATAGCAATATGTATAAATTTGGCAATTTAAATAATAATGATTGGTATGTATTTTCAGGAGTAACTTTGACGTATACTTTTGGAGAAAAACCATGTTACTGTGCAGAATAAACACGATGTTAAAAGAAAAAATAAACACTAAAAATATACCATCCCACCTCGCCATAATTATGGACGGGAATGGTCGTTGGGCTAAACAACAAGGATTCCTAAGAACACTAGGACATGAGAGTGGATCAAAATCTGTAAAAAAAATTATTCAGGAATGTTTAGATTTAGGAGTACAGTATTTAACCCTTTATGCTTTTTCTACAGAAAACTGGAACAGACCCAAACTTGAAGTAGACACACTAATGCGAGTTTTGATTAATTCATTGAAAAAAGAACTCAAAACAATGCAGGAAGGCAATATCAAAATGAATGCAATAGGAAACATTGATAAGTTACCAAAAAATGCCCAAAAGCAATTAGCAGAAGTCATTGATAAGACAAAAGAAAATACGAAAATGACATTAACTCTGGCATTAAGCTATGGATCTAGAGAAGAATTAGTAAATGTTGTAAAAATAATCAGCGATAAAGTTAAAAATAATATAATTTCAATAGACGCTATTGACGATTCAATTATAAATGAGCATCTTTACACGCACAATCTACCAGATGTTGATTTATTAATAAGAACAAGTGGTGAACATAGAATAAGTAATTTTCTGTTGTGGCAAATAGCTTATGCCGAATTATATTTTACGGATGTACTTTGGCCAGATTTTAAAGAAAAAGATTTACATGAGGCCATCATTAGCTATCAAAAAAGAGAACGTCGATTTGGAAAAACAAGTGAACAAATTAAATAAATTTTTAGTGTTACATAAAAGCTTAAAACTAGTCCTTACCTTTTTATTATTAGGAACATTTACTCAAATCAAAGCCCAAGACAGAGTCCCATTTGACCAAGGTAAAAAATACATTTTAGCTGATGTCAGCGTAGTTGGTGATATTAGTTTCAATCCACAAACAGTAGTCACATTTGCTGGACTTGAAAAAGGACAAGAAATTACCATCCCTGGTGAACAAATCAGTAGTTCTATAAAAAAACTAGGAAAACTAGGCCTTTTTGATGAAATTTCATTTTATGTAAATCGTATTGAAAACGATAGCATTTATCTAGACTTAAACATTAAAGAATTACCAAAAATAAATCAGGTAAAATTTGTTGGTGTATCCAAAAGCAAAACCGAATCTTTCATTAAAGATAATGGTTTGACAAACGGTAAAATTGTAACGGAAAACTTGATTACCACAACAAAAAACTATATAGAAAAAAAATACAAAAAAGACGGTTTTTTCAATACAAAAGTTCATATTACTACCACAAAAGACACTTTAAAAAGCAACGAAGTTAACATGCTTGTAAAAGTAGACATGGGTAATAAAGTGAAAATTTATAAAATCGACATTGAAGGAAACAAAGAGATTGCTACTAAAAAGTTACTTAGTTCGATGAAGAACACCAAACAGCGAAACCCTATTAACATTTTAAAACGATCTAAATATATAGAAGAAAAATACCAAGAAGATTTAGAAAAAATAGTCAGTGATTATAAAAAAATAGGATACCGCGATGCCCGTATTATAAGTGATTCAATTGCATATAATGAAGAGAAAAAGGGTATTTATATAAAAATTAAAGTAGAGGAAGGTATTAAATACTATTTTGGAAACATCAAATTTATTGGTAACACGGTTTATTCAGATGAAGGATTGAGTAGCATGCTGGGTATCCGCCCTGGTGATGTATACAATGGCGTATTACTTCAAGAAAGAATTGCAGATAAATCAAAACCAGATGGAGAAGATATTACAAATTTATATCAAAACAACGGATATTTATTTTCAAATATTAATGCGGTAGAAACAAAAACAACTGATAATAAAATTGATTTTGAAATTAGAGTTACTGAAGGGCCTATTGCCTATTTCAATAAAATTACTGTTGTAGGTAATGACAAAACTAATGATGAAGTTATTTATAGAGAATTAAGAACTCGTCCAGGAGACAAATACAACAAAGCTGAATTAGTTAGAACCATTAGAGAGATAGGTCAATTGGGATTTTTTGATCCTGAAAAAATTGAACCTAAATTCAAAAATGTTGATTCTGGTGCCGGAACAGTAGATATCGAATACAATGTTGTTGAAAAAGGAGCAAGCCAAATCGAACTTCAAGGAGGATATGGAGGCGGAGGTTTTGTTGGAACCTTAGGCCTATCATTTAATAACTTTTCAGCAAGAAACTTATTCAACAAAGACGCTTATCATCCACTTCCAATGGGAGATGGTCAAAAAGTAGCATTACGTTTACAAGCAAGTTCCTATTATAAAACGTATAGTTTATCTTTTTCTGAACCTTGGTTTGGAGGAAAAAGACCAGTACAATTTAGTAGCTCATTTGCTTTTAGCCAACAATACAGTTCCAACTATCAAACACAAAGAGTAGACAAATCAAAATACATTAATATCACCTCTTTGTCAGTAGGTATGGCAAAAAGACTAACTGTGCCAGATGATTTTTTCACACTTTCACAGTCTATTAGTTACCAACAGTATGACTTGCATAATTATCTTTATGGAATGTTTACATTTGCAAATGGTACTTCAAGAAACTTATCCTATACAGTAGGTCTAACTAGAAACAGTAAAGGTTTTAACCCTATTTTCCCAACTTATGGAGCAGAATTTGGAGTTACAGGTGAATTTACACTTCCGTATTCTGTATTTAATGGAATTGATTATGCTAAGTTAGGGGATCAAGAAAAATACAAATACAAATATACCGGTACCTCTTATGTTGACAATAATGACAGAGTTGTAAATGCAGGTGATTATCTAGACAAATTACCAAGTTCATCCTATACCTCTAACAAAGTAGACAAATACCAAGATGCAGTTGCAGATCCTGCAAAAGTAGATCAAGAAAAATACAAATGGTTAGAATATTATAAAGTTCAAGTAACTGGAGATTGGTTTACTTCTTTATACAAAAAATTAGTTTTACGTACCTTAATGCAATTTGGATTCTTAGGTGCATACAATCAGGATCGAGGAGTTATTCCATTTGAAAGATATTATTTAGGTGGAGACGGTATGGCTGGAAGTTCTATAGACGGAAGACAAAACATACAGCTAAGAGGTTATGAAAACGGAGCATTAACTCCTGCAAATTCAAACGGAGATGCATATGGTGCTACTATATATAATAAATTCTCATTAGAATTACGTTATCCAATAACATTAAAAGCATCAGCTTCTATTTATGCACTAGCATTTGCAGAAGCAGGCCAATCCTATGAATCATTATCAAGCTACCAACCATTTAATCTGGCTCGTTCATCAGGTGTTGGTTTAAGAGTATTCATGCCTGCATTTGGATTATTGGGTATTGATTTTGGTTATGGCTTCGATGCTGTACCTGGAGCAATCAAACCAAGTGGATGGCAAACGCATTTTATAATTGGTCAACAATTTTAAATAACTTTGGTGTAAAATTTCTAAAATTAAAAATTATGAGAAAAGAATTTTTATTTATAATTTTATCGCTTTTTGTAGCTACAACAAATCTAGCTCAGACCAAAGGAAACAAAGTGGGTTATATTGATATGGAATACATTTTACAAAATGTTCCAGACTATATTGAAGCCAAAGCCCAGTTAGAACAAAAAGCTCAAAAATGGAAACAAGAAATTGAAACCAAAAAAATAGAAATAAACAAATTAAAAGATGCTTTAAAAGCGGAAAAACCATTATTAACAGCTGAATTAATTGAAGAAAGAGAATCAGAAATTAAATTTCTTGAGACTGAAAAATTAGATTATCAACAAAAAAGATTTGGCGCAAATGGAGATTTAATAATCCAAAAAGCAGGTTTAATAAAGCCTATTCAAGATCAAGTTTTTACTGCTGTACAAGATATAGCTGAAGCTAGAAAGTATGATTTTATTTTTGATAAATCATCACATCTAACCATACTGTTTGCTGCCAAAAGATTTGACATAAGCGATCAAGTCATAAGGGTATTAAATCGTACAGAAAAAAGAGAGCAATTAACTAAGAAACAGCAAAAAGAATTAGAAGCGAAAGAAAACTTAGAAAACGAAATAGACGATAATCCTGTTTTAGCAGAAAGAGAAAAAGTGTTATTAGATAAAAAAGCTGCTAGAGAAAAATTAGTCGCTGATAAAAAGTTAGCACAAGAGGAAGCTAAAAAACAATACGAAGAAAAAAGAAAAGCTTTACTCGCTGAAAGAGAAGCTAAAAAGAAAGGTACAACTGTAGTAGAAACAAAAACAACTACAACAGAAAACGCGACAACAACAAATGCGGCTGGTCAATCTGAAAAATCAATAACAGAAACCGCTAAACCAAATGTACAAGAAGAACGCAAAAAAGCTTTAGAAGAAAAAAGAAAAAAAATACTTGAAGCAAGAGAAGCTACGAAAAAAGCTGCCGAAGAAAAAAGAATAAAAGAACTTCAAGAAAGAGAAGCCGCAAAAAAAGCTTCAGAAACAAATACAAAAGAAAACAACTAAACAAATTCTAATTATTTAATTTTTTAAAACGATGAAACAATTCAAAACTTTATTAATTGCAGCGACACTATTTTTTGGTGCAACTCAAATTTCAAATGCTCAAACTAAGGTAGCTCATGTTGATGTAAGTGAAATCATGACAAAATTACCAGCTATGCTTGATGCTCAAAAACAACTTGAAAAATTGAGCGGTACTTATGATGCTGATTACAAAAAAATGGTGGAAGAATACCAAACTAAATTAAAAAAATACGAAGCTGAATCTGCAACTGTTGGCGAAACTGTAAATCAAGAACGTTCTAAAGAAGTTCAAGATATGCAAAAAAGAATTACTGACTTTAGAGATAATGCTCAAAAAGAATTACAAGCTAAAGAATCAGAAATTGTAAAACCAATTATGGAAAAAGTAAGAGCTTCTATCCAAAAAGTTGGTAAAGCTAAGGGTTTCCAATATGTACTTGACGGTTCTACTTTATTATTAGCTGATGGCACAAACATTACAGCTGATGTAAAAAAAGATTTAGGATTTTAATTAAAATACAATAAATCATAAACTGCTCATCCAAAATATTGGATTGAGCAGTTTTTT includes these proteins:
- a CDS encoding OmpH family outer membrane protein; the encoded protein is MKQFKTLLIAATLFFGATQISNAQTKVAHVDVSEIMTKLPAMLDAQKQLEKLSGTYDADYKKMVEEYQTKLKKYEAESATVGETVNQERSKEVQDMQKRITDFRDNAQKELQAKESEIVKPIMEKVRASIQKVGKAKGFQYVLDGSTLLLADGTNITADVKKDLGF